TAAATATCTGGTtacataatagaaaaaaaaaaggaaaattccaGCTGAACCTGCACATGTTCTTTGGATCGATCAATTTATTTCCTTGAACCAACCAACCACTGGGGTTTCATAAAGATGAGTAGCAACAAATTAGTGGCGACAATGAATATAATTTAACGCTTGCGTTCTGCACGCCATTTATACACGGGTCTAGTTGTCGGTTGAACAATTTCATCTTCACGGAGTTTACGCTTTCTCCCAGATTTCTGCAGCATGAAAGACAAAAATACACCTTAGTTACtccaaataattaaatttaatgaCCTGTTGCATCTTCTTCCTAAATGATAACACAAGAAACAGTAACCTGCAATTCTTTTTGCAAGGCCATATCCGAGTAGAGCTTTTCCAGGTCTTGAACCCTTTTTTGCCTTGCTTCCAGTTCTCTGTAAGATGCAGCTATTTTCCTGGGAATGAGAGAGCCATAAACATCAGAAAAAGCAAAGGTAAAGCATCATATTAAAGCACGACGGCATCAAATGACAAGAAccagatgcaaaaaaaaaaagagttcaaagataaaAGAACAAATAAGATCACccagaaagaacaaaaagaaaaggataaaaagaaaagagagcagAATGTACAACACAAAAAGAAAAGGTTGGGCTAATGCCCTTAACACAAGATGCATAGGTTTCACGTAAGTTTGCTGGCAACAGGTGTAAAGGTCAAAATATGTAAGTTTTAGATGTCATCAAAACTTAAGTTATATGTATAACATTAAAAAATTGAACTATAAACAAATATAAAATGACAAAATCTACAAGAACAAAGTTGTAATTTTCTAATTGTTTGGGATCAGCTACTGTAAAGAtaataaaacaaaatataaaagatgaccctaatataaataatataaattcataaaatataataaaatatcagaagtaacatgaaattaaTATCGCTGATGACATGAGAATAATATCGTGGTCCAGTTACGAGAGCTACCATATTACTCCATTTGCACGGAACAATGGAATTAAATTGCACTTGCAGGAGCAACTTCCAACCACAAATACAGACTACCAAACAGCAGCAACACAATCCGACTTTTAAGCATTTGTGATTGCCTACACCTATACTTGCAGGAATGCATAGCAATCGGAAACCAAATGCCCCCCCAGCAAAAAACTTCCAACAAGCAACACCCACCGGTTTGAGAATTCAAAAGGATTTTAAACATTAAATATCACCCAACATCAGGATAGATGGCTTCAATGACTAAAGACAAGTATAGAACAAACTTAATATCCAGAAAACATCATTGAATATTAAAGAGCACAAAAGGAAAACTCATCAGAAAATCCAATATCCAATTTCACTTACTTTTTTATACGACCTGGAACCTTTACAGAAGCAAGTGAatccctcttttcaaattgtctaGACTGTATTTCTTTGGCTTCTTCCCTGTTACATGACAAGGGGTGAAGCAAAATCTTTGAATAAATATAGGATAGAAACAAAAGATCATACAACTATAAAGAGAAACTATTTGTTATTGGTAAAATAAAATAAGGAAACCATACGAATTATATAGAAAAACCAATACATGCTTTTACTTTAAAAAAACCAAAGCTTGTGAAGATCCATTACAAATTATAATGATGGCAATTAATCATATTAATTCTGAACTCTTTGTGGCTTTATCTCATCCTTAAACTGCCAAGCAGATTAGCTAAACTTCATTGCATAACTCCTCTTATTACCAAGAAGCCAAAcaattaattttagattttacaaCCTACCCAAAGGACCATAGTATATTGGCATAGTTTTCCTTCATCTTATCTTGTTTGCACTAGCAAAAACAAATAAATGAAGCCACATCTAATCTCATATCATTTAGAGAATTGGAGAACCAAGACCCTACAAAAGCCTCAAGCTCCCTTTCCTTGACACAGCATATGAGGGGCACCCCAATAGGACAAAACCATGTGGGACTCATCCAAGATAGGATAACACCTTGTGAGCCCCCAAGCTCAGCTAGGTGAAGCATCTCATTGAATGATGGCTCATCCAAGCTGGAGAAACCTCTGGTTCCCCAAACAAGGGCTCTGCTAGTGCCAAATAGGTAAAAGAGTTGGAGAGTCAAGGTCATAAAAACCCCCAAGACTCCTCCATTTGATGGGCCTTTTGAGGCGGGTCACGGAGCCCCAACTGGTGATGGCCTGGTGGGACTCATCAGCTATACATTAGAATACAACTCCAGTACACGTTTCCTATAATTAAACATCAAAGTCAAAGGCGAAATATGTGTCAAACTTTTGTCTAGATGTCATTGGTCTACACAAGCAGGATGCTGGACTATTGTACCAAAGAACCTCTACATGGGTTGACCAAATGTTCTTTTTTCTGACTCTGTGTATCATATCTTCTTTGAATGTGACTTAGCcttagaactttggaatattatcaaacAACAACTCAAAGTTGATTTCCCTAACTTTGATAATTGGCACATTGATTCTTGGCTTTTTGAAACATCCTCCTCCAAGATATTATTGTCATATCCTTATGGCAGCTATGTTTAAACCAAAATGATTCCTGCTATTGCAACCACCCGGCCAAAGCTTCCACCCTTGTGAAAAAGGTGGTCTCATCCATTGATTATCTCATCCGTTAATGGATCAAAACGTGAGGGATCTCCTCTACCAATCCCACACCTCAATATCTCAAGTTCCCGTTCCGTCACTACTAACCTACACATCAACTATAACTAATCTATCACTTGTGATGGCTCATTCAATCCTGCTTTGGATTATGCAGGTTTTGGCTTTATAATTGAGGACAATCTTGGAACCCATCTAGCTGAAGGCACATCTACCTGCAATGCCGCTTCACCCCTTCAAGCTGATTGCTATGCCATTCTCAATGGCTTACAAAAGGCCTAAGACCTAGGACTTCAACAAATTTTGTTCCGCACAGACTCACTAGCCTCTGCAAATTTTGTCAACAATGTTAACACGATACCCTGGTACCTCCACTCTTTGTTCCTGGACATCCATAGACTGTCCAGTTTAATTAATGTCATTAAAGTTGTTCATATCCCTAGAGAGGCCAAAAGGGAAGCCCACCTCCTAGCTACAACGGGTTTTCGCTCTTCTAGCAGCAATTCACAGGGTGTGATCTCCCTCTTTACCCGCCATCTTTGTACCCAACTCTTTTGACCAACAAGCAtacgctttttttttttaatgtccttTTTTCTTGCCAATGATCCTCCACAAGGGCCACAACAAGCAAGGAAAAAATCAAGATACCAGCAAACTAGTAATTTAGTTATATAACAGCGACATACAAGAAAAATCAACATACTGGCAAactaaaaatttaattatattggACGAAATCAAGAAATCACAATGATGTCAGACAGATGGATTATTATATGACTAAGATCATTAAAAAAAAGGCTTTTTCTCTTAACTCATTTCAGCAACCAAGTATATTGAAAAACCAGATATATACTAAATCACATAACCCTCAGTGCTCTACATGGACAACTATAATTCATCAGTTGTAATTCATGTGAACTCCTATTATGTTCAACATTGAGAAATGACATGGGCCTAGGGCATAGGGGCATACCTATCCTCGGCATAATACACATGCTTGTTCTCAGGCTGATGATCCAGTGTATGAAGAGCAGAATTTAATCTTTCAATTTTCTACATCGAACAAACAATTGTAATAAGAAATTGAATGCACCATAGTTACATCAATCCGTATAAATACAAAATAGGgagtgatttaatgatttaacctTCTTTTCACTTTGAACTTTCTGAAGAACATATCCAATATCTTGTGTCTTCATCAGCATGAGCTGCTCCGGTGTGTACTTGTTAGCTTCGCTCCTGAAGGACATTTGTTAGTATTATATATACAAATGAAATCAAGCTAATCAAGAATTAGATTTCGAGGATTACTTGGGTCTATGAATCCCGTCAACCATTCGTGTGTTAACCATCTTGAAGTAGAACTCATCTGGATTTTTAGAAGCTGCCTTATCTCTTAGTCTCTGATAGATGCAACATATGAGACCCCAAATCCACAAATAACACACGGAGAAAGCAAATGTTTCTCACCCTTAGAGTATCTTCCTTCTGGTGGAATGCCCGTGCTCGCAGGACATAATCCTTGTGCTTCTCGAGAAGCCCAAACTTCTTTCTTTCTCGGCTGCCATATGCACAAGCGCATATTATCACAATCGTGAGCAAAGGCAAAAGGATAATAAAACAAAACAGGAGGAACAGAAGAAGAAAGTTCACATACGGCTGAGCTCGCTCTTTGTGAGTCCTTCGAGGGATGGCGTTCCTCAGAGACGACATGGTTGTTCGATTCCTCAGCACGAGATGAGAATTAATAGTAGGGCACAAACAGATAAGGACAGGTCGGGAGATAGGATCGGCACAAAATTAACCCTTGTTCAGTCTCCAATCTGAAATTTTGTTTGTGACTGAGATTTTCGTCTGTTCCGCAACTGCCGTGACGAGAATCGCGACTCGCGATtgggcgacggcggcggcggacgGCGACGCACGACGACGGTACGTCGTTGCTGGAGCGGGAGCGAGGTCGTCGGCCGCGGAGAGGACGCTGTGAGCAGCGGAGATACCGTGAGGAAGCCGCGATAGGAGTCGGCCGCGCTTCTAAGCGATTGATCGAGTTGGTCCAACACTAAAAACCCTGCCTTTTCCCCAAATTAGATTTTGAAGTCGGTCAACTCTAATTTGACCCAATTTAAACCCGATTCAATTTTGACCGGCCCATCGAGTCCAATTTCTGTGGCTCAATTTGGGATGGCCCAATTTGGGAAGCCGATTCTTGACTGCCCAATTAAATACGGACTAATTGATCCAATTTAttacagaatatatatatatatatatatatatatatatatatatatatatatatatatagttttctcTTATGATGGCaaaattttcattaataaaatgTTTTATTGTTTAATTCTTGAAATACTTaaattttcattgttatttttagataattatcTGGCAATGAAAACACATAAGCATacaattaaaattatgaaattttttatataaaaatatagtttTTAGTTTCATCATGAAAGTAATATTTTATTGTGATGATTAAagttttatatttaataattattatatatttttattaaatattttttggtataattagtattaaaaaataatgaatatcaTCTCTGATTTATATACCTAAGTTTTTATATGATTCAAATCTAAAATATTAGTATGGTAGTGATATATCAAATTTACTTATCAAATATTAAGATTCAAAGCCTCATTCGATGTATCCGATCTGATCTAATCGCTACGATCTGATCGTCCGATTGTCGAATCCCCTGATTGGGCCGGTCAACTAACAAAGTCAAGTTATAGGTCAACGCTCACCCAGAAAATTTGACTAATTCCTTGTTAGTAAACTATATACTGTAATAGTTGTTGGCATACTTAAACCTACCAACTACAATTGTCGGATAAATCGTTTCAGTGCATTGGATTTTGGTTTATATCCAAAGGATTTGATGATATCAACCCACGCCGAAAGAACAGATGATAGATACTATCTACATAAAAGTCAAAGGAACTACTATCAATGATATCATCCGTATTGACTAATTATCCTTATCGCTGCGGAAAGAAGCGAATACGTTACGTGTGATTTATTTTCTCTTATGACTGAGCAAATCGAATTCCCAGTAACCAACGAAACCATCTTTTAGTGCTCGAAGAACACATCAGAACACACACAGGTTTTGCAATCGTTGTTTGGAGACGTACGACATGCATACGTACGTACGTGTCTTATTCAGAGAGTTCAGTGCGCACTAGCAGCCGCCGGAAATGAACTGCCGCACCTCAGCAAACAGGGCCTCCGCGGTCGCCGGATCGAAGAGCTCCACGGCGTGGAACCCTCCCTCGTCAAATTGCACCACGACGCTCGCCCCTTCTCTCTCCAGCATCTTCGCAAACTCCCGCTGTCGATCCACCAGCGGATCCCCCTCGAAGCCTTTCACCAGGCACTTCGGCAGGTGCCTCAGTTCCGGCGGGACTGCCACCGCAGGGTTGCAGAACTCGTGGTCTCTATCCGCCCCCTTGGGCAGGGCCAGGTGCCACAGCATGTCGTTGGCGCGGAGAGGGAGTATGATGTCCTCCTCGGATCTCGTCTCCGACGGAGTCCGCTCCACGCCGCCAAAGTAGGGCTGGTTGAGGATCAAACCGAGCAGCCGTAGGGGCAACAGCTCCAGAGCCGTGGCGAGCAGCCCGGCATGGTAGGCCATGTTAGCTCCGGCGCTGCTGCCCATCAGAAAGCAGCGGGAGAAATCCCCATGGCCTGTCACCCACGGGTCTCCCCCCGTCGGGTCTCGAGCCTGAGATTGGACCCAAAGCACCGTCTCCACGGCGTCCTCGTACGCCGCGGGGAGGCGGTGCTCCGGGGCGAGCCGGTACTCGAGCGAGATGACCAGAGCGGAGACTGCGCGGGTCATCGCCTCGCAGGAGTTGTGGTAGAAGGCGGTGGCGGCGCTGAAGATGACAAAGCCGCCGCCGTGGAAGTAGATAACTACAGGGAGCTTTCTGGTGGGAGGAAGGGGATTGGGGCGGTAGATCCGTAGCCAGGTGTTATTGGTGGGATTGAGAGGGACGTCTTTGGAGATCACAGGCGCGTCGGATTGTTCGCCGGAGGGCGGAGCGAGCGGGCTGACGGGACGGGTCACGGTGCCGTctgggtgttcgacgatttggagAAAGAAGCTGGTGGTATTCGATGATGCGTTCTCGGCGCACACGTGCCCCATGGTGGCCTCTCAGTTTCTTGCTATCGCTCTGGCTCTTTCTAAGGGAGACGGAAGATACTTCTAGTGCAAGAGGCTATTCTCGCTCTGGTCAACACCGTCCCGGCAACGCCATAGTGCAATGGCCGCCTCCCGCTCTACCGACTCACGGCTTTGATCACGAATTGCATGTGACACCGACGCCGTGGGCGTGGGTCCTCGTGTCGGTAGTTAATTCACGAGTTTGGCAGCGGATGACGCACGCcacttaactctctctctctctctctctctctctctgctttgaTCACGAATTGCATGTGACACCGACGCCGTGGGCTTGGGTCCTCGTGTCGGTAGTTAATTCACGAGTTTGGCAGCGGATGACGCACGCcacttaactctctctctctctctctctctctctctctctctctctctctctatatatatatatatatatatatatatatatatatatatatatgtatatgtatatgtatatataatactaATATGGTCAGTGAGGGTTTTTAATATAAACATTAATTATAATTACCAGATTATTTGATATCAATTATAATTACCTATTTCCATTAATTGAAAGATGCCTTTGCGTCGGTGTCCATATCCTCTCGACTCCGACAACAAAAGGACCTCAGAAGTCAGAGCTCCTAGGCGGCGCAGGGTGCCGTGACCATAATAACCCCTTGATTACATTAACTCGACCTCAACCCTCGATGGAGACAATCCCCTCTCTCTCGATGTCTTCTCTCCTACCGATTGCCCCAATTCTCTCTTCCTCGTCTACCCACCTCTTGTTGCGCGAATGCCTCTTCTTGGAGTCTTCATTTTGGGAGAAGCATCCGCCCATCGCCAAACACCGTCGAGGGAAACCTTATCGTCTCAAAGCACTAGTTTTTATGTGTAAAACGCCCACAAGAGACACACAAGGATTAGAATCGCTCGAGTTCAGGAGGAACAGCAGATTCGGCACCCAGACCGAAGCAGAACTGCTTGATTTGGTTGAGGAAGAAAAAAGTGAGATTCTTGATTTCGTTACTGAAAATGGCGAATTGGTAGAAGAAGACTTTGGAACAGCAAAAGGGGAACTTTTGAATTTGGCGGTAGAAAATGACATATCGCTCGTTGacgagaaagaggaggagaacgATGAGCGCGCAGAACGGGTCGTTCCTATTGACTCTGCTAACGAACAGGATGAAATATGCACCAAGAGAGACGGTGATTTGAATGTTGGTGGTCTGATCAAGAGGATTATCGGCTTACCGATCGAGGAGCGTGtgaaaattcttgatcttttcgagTCTGATGGCAAAAGTTTGACGATCTCCGACTGCAATGACATTCTCACAGCTCTAGCGAAATCTGGCGAGCATGAACTTGCTGTCAGTTTCTTCTCTGAACTCCCACGCCTCGGAATAACACCAGACTCTTGGTCATTCTCGATCATGGTTGAGTGTTTGTGCAAGAAGAACGAACCCGACGAGGCACTGCGATTCTTAGAAGACATGGTCCGAAGGGGGTTTCGTCCAAATGCTGTGACGTTCAACCGTTTGATGAATTGCCTGTGCAAGAGGGGGCGGATGAAGAAAGCTTTTGAGGTTGTCGAGATCATGAGCCAGATGGGGTGCGAGCCATCGATCCGCACGTACAACAGTCTCATCAGTGGATTGTGTTATGTTGGTAGGTTGGAGGAGGCATTTGAACTCCTGAGAAAGATCAAGAATTCCTCCACATCACCTGACATTTACACATACATATTGGTCATTGATGGATTCTGCAAGGTTGGTAGATCTGATGAGGCAAGGGAATTGCTGGAGGAAGCAGAGGAAATGGATCTACTGCCAAATATTGGTACGTATAATAGCCTTCTCAATGGATACTGCAAGGAAGGCAGACCCTTGGAAGGGCTCCATCTTTTGAAGAGACTGCAGAGGGGAGATTGCCCACCAGACTTCAGTAGTTACAGTATCATCTTACAGGGCTTGTTGAGATGGGGTGAGGTTTCTGCAGCTTGGAGAACATACAGGAAGATGAGGGATGCTGGCTTTCAGGTAGAAGAACGTGCAATGAACACACTCCTCAGAGGTGTTTGCAAGCAATCCGTGATCGATGAAAAGGTACTAAATGATGCCATGGAGCTCCTCGACGCAATAACCGAAATCGGTCATAATCCTTCAGTCTATACTTATTGCTTGATGGTCAAAGCTCTTGCTATTGGAGGCGAAATCGACAAGGCATTGTTCCATCTTCATGAGATGGTGAGGATTGGTTATTGTCCGAGAATGATGACATACAATGTTGTTCTTCGGGTTCTCTGTGGAGGAGGGAGAGGCGACGATGCGTTGGATGTCTTGGTTCTTATGATTGAGAGAGGTACAATTCCCAGTGGATCttctttgggcatattgcttggtGAATTATGTCAACAAGGGCGAGTTTTGGATGCCTTTGGGGTTTATGCAGCTGCCATTAAAAGAGGTGTAGTTCTCCATTGGAAGCCAAACAAGGGTTTCAATGTTCAGACTGTGATTCAACATTCGCAAGGTGTGCAATAAGGAACAGCTTGATGTGGAGTCTAGAAGGTAGCATCAAgaggttaaaccaattgagatgaTAAAGATTTGGTGCTCAGGCAAGTTCATTGAGAACCTCTAGTAATCTACTAAAAGTTGTTTCAGCTGGATATGTTGCCTATGACATCAAAGAAGCTCAGCTGCTCTCACAAGGAGGTGAAGAAGACAACAGAGATGCACAAACTAGAACTAGGCAAGTGTAAGAAAATAAACTGAGGATGTATAATACCTTCCACTATTGTCTAATTGGTGGATTCGCACATTTAATCACAAGTTCTATGAGACAGACGGTTGTCAAACcagaaataaattattttttcccAATTTGAGATGAGA
The window above is part of the Musa acuminata AAA Group cultivar baxijiao chromosome BXJ2-6, Cavendish_Baxijiao_AAA, whole genome shotgun sequence genome. Proteins encoded here:
- the LOC135615744 gene encoding pentatricopeptide repeat-containing protein At1g62680, mitochondrial-like; translated protein: METIPSLSMSSLLPIAPILSSSSTHLLLRECLFLESSFWEKHPPIAKHRRGKPYRLKALVFMCKTPTRDTQGLESLEFRRNSRFGTQTEAELLDLVEEEKSEILDFVTENGELVEEDFGTAKGELLNLAVENDISLVDEKEEENDERAERVVPIDSANEQDEICTKRDGDLNVGGLIKRIIGLPIEERVKILDLFESDGKSLTISDCNDILTALAKSGEHELAVSFFSELPRLGITPDSWSFSIMVECLCKKNEPDEALRFLEDMVRRGFRPNAVTFNRLMNCLCKRGRMKKAFEVVEIMSQMGCEPSIRTYNSLISGLCYVGRLEEAFELLRKIKNSSTSPDIYTYILVIDGFCKVGRSDEARELLEEAEEMDLLPNIGTYNSLLNGYCKEGRPLEGLHLLKRLQRGDCPPDFSSYSIILQGLLRWGEVSAAWRTYRKMRDAGFQVEERAMNTLLRGVCKQSVIDEKVLNDAMELLDAITEIGHNPSVYTYCLMVKALAIGGEIDKALFHLHEMVRIGYCPRMMTYNVVLRVLCGGGRGDDALDVLVLMIERGTIPSGSSLGILLGELCQQGRVLDAFGVYAAAIKRGVVLHWKPNKGFNVQTVIQHSQGVQ
- the LOC135615743 gene encoding probable carboxylesterase 8, with amino-acid sequence MGHVCAENASSNTTSFFLQIVEHPDGTVTRPVSPLAPPSGEQSDAPVISKDVPLNPTNNTWLRIYRPNPLPPTRKLPVVIYFHGGGFVIFSAATAFYHNSCEAMTRAVSALVISLEYRLAPEHRLPAAYEDAVETVLWVQSQARDPTGGDPWVTGHGDFSRCFLMGSSAGANMAYHAGLLATALELLPLRLLGLILNQPYFGGVERTPSETRSEEDIILPLRANDMLWHLALPKGADRDHEFCNPAVAVPPELRHLPKCLVKGFEGDPLVDRQREFAKMLEREGASVVVQFDEGGFHAVELFDPATAEALFAEVRQFISGGC
- the LOC103989672 gene encoding probable U3 small nucleolar RNA-associated protein 11; the protein is MSSLRNAIPRRTHKERAQPRERKKFGLLEKHKDYVLRARAFHQKEDTLRRLRDKAASKNPDEFYFKMVNTRMVDGIHRPKSEANKYTPEQLMLMKTQDIGYVLQKVQSEKKKIERLNSALHTLDHQPENKHVYYAEDREEAKEIQSRQFEKRDSLASVKVPGRIKKKIAASYRELEARQKRVQDLEKLYSDMALQKELQKSGRKRKLREDEIVQPTTRPVYKWRAERKR